The sequence below is a genomic window from Gadus morhua chromosome 12, gadMor3.0, whole genome shotgun sequence.
AGACTTAACTGCAAATATACACAAACTTATTTTTGCCCAGTTTTATTAGTCCTTGTAAAATGTGTATCGGTAAAGGTTCATAGTAACAATTCACAAACAATCTTAATCTACAGATGACAAGTACAAGAGGCGGGAGTTGGGTTGACTGACAGGCTTCAGTCATGTACACTCAAAGTATTCTGCCTAGCCTCCAACTGATGAAAAACTTTACTTTTAGCATTTAGAAGCAAAATGATTCTTCTTACATAAATTAAAAATTTCAGGACACAAGTATGCCACGTCAAATTAAAGTTAGCATTTTTATGTCCAGCAAATAGGAAGAGTAACATTTTCATGAACAAAAATAGCTAAAAACAAAGAGCCTTCACCGTATTCATTTATTGACAATTTAAAACCACATCTTACGTTAACTGTTTGGTTGACCGCCATCCTATGCCGATGGTCTACACACTGTCGAGTAGAAATTAAAAACTTCATATCAAACAGAACTACAGTATATGCGTCTAGGATGTGGTCCAGAAAGAGACGACGGGGgagaatataaaaaagaaaaaacaacaaaaaacactaCAACGGAAACAAACTGGTTTTCCTGCAGTTAAGACTTAAAAACACCCGGAAAACGGTTTTTAACTTTTCAGGGAACACTAACAGAAATTCAGTGGCCTACGTGAGAGCTGaaggggtgcgtgtgtgtgtgcgagagtgtgtgtgttctctcagtCACTCATATCCATGTCGGCTTGGTGGTGGTCGTCTCCGTTCTGTTTGGACTTCTTCGGGGGGGCTTCCATGGGGCCCTCAAATTCCCGGTGGGGTTTTGGGGGCGGCGACGCTGCTTCTGATTCGTcgctcttcccctcctcctcctcttcttcttcatcctcctcctcctcctcctcgtccacatcctcttcctcctcctctttgacAGGCTTGTCGCTGTCGtagccctgctcctcctcatcgtAGTTGCGGGTCACCTGTCACAGAGAGGGCCGGGGTGAGTGCTTTAACCGGCTGCTGCGGCCTACACTAAAACACTTCACAGGTGGTCGACAATACGATAGaccgcacacacaaaatgataCATTTCACCGTTATTCCTTATAGGGCGGGGAGAGCAATGATTTGACCAATACAGCACACTAATGGATTTAACTCAAGCAATGATTGACAACTGGTAGAGTCATGTGATCAAATGTCACTCTAAGACTATACAAACGTGGCAGATGCACTGGCAGGAAGAGTTGGCCATGCCAGAGCTGCTTCAGTTATCCTAGCTGCCGATTGGCCTTTTTGGTCTCTTCCACATACACAGCCCACACAACACGATATCAGAGAAGAAATTGCTTTTGGCAAAGAGGTTCTGAGCAGATACATACCTCACAGTACTGGATCGTTTAGCAGAACAATGTTTAGAACCACAGAgaaagaacaaaaaacaaagcgGGACTATGCTCACCATCGCCGGTTGGGGGGAATCTGGCCCACTATCTTTAAGTGTGTACCCCTCCTTAGGTTTTTCTAACTGAAAATGTCGAAAGAATATATAGATGCGGCTGTTTAAAGTGAGCTTGGAAAATAAAACATCCAGAATGAGACAAATGACGTGCAACTGATCATACATGTTATGAATGTGAAATTTACAATCAAAATGAATTCAACCAGGGAAAAACTGAAAGAGTACACACCTTCACGTCGCCTTTCTCACTCTCAGACTTGCGCTCGCGCTCCCGCTCCTTGTCcttgctcttcttcttcttgctggACGAGCGCTCCCTCTCGTCTCGGCTGCGGGCGcggacctccttcctgtcccgGTCCCGAtccttctccctttccctctccttcttcttctccttcttgtgACTGGGGAGGGTCCGCGGGTCAGACGTGTGCATTgtaaagtgagtgagagagtgtgcgtcGGTGTGCGACCGGTGTGTTCGGCTCACCGTCTGGGTGAAGGAGACTTGGAGGGCTTCCTCTTGGGGGATCGAGACACGGTACGGCTTCGTCTGCGCCTGCTGTTGAGGCCAAACAGATAACCGTGATGAACATTAGGAGGACGACGGCCGTGCGGCAGCGCACGCGACTTTAAGTTTGGACCGTGCAAGTGGAGAGGGAAACTCACCGGCTGGTGCTTAGAGATCTCCTGGCACTGCTGTAGCTCTTCGGTGGGGTCTTTGAACGCTTCttggccttctcctccttcctcctctccctgacgACAAACCAAAATATGGAGTCAGCCGCGAGGGTTAAAGGATCATGGAACCACAGACTACTGATATCATGCTTATGATCCTGAGAACTGAAAGGAGACACTTGTGTGTCAAATAGTACAATCTCCTTCGAGATGAACAAATAACGAGGAAGTGCAGTgttggacgcacacacaaaccccggCAGAGGGCAGACAAATACACAGTATTTCTTTGGAGCCCGCTTCCCTATGGTATGTTCGGTATGTTCTCATCTCCTGTTGTCTAAACCAAAAGGTtgttaccaccccccccccccccccaccctgaggGGCACACCGACCTGGACCTGCTGCGGCGGCTGCGGTCCCGGGAGTGGGTCCTTCGCCTGCGTGGGCTCTTGGATCTCTTCCTGCTGCGGGAGTGGGACCTGCGGCGGGACTTGCTCTTGGATcgcctggggaggaggggggggcagagatcAGTGTCCGTACCCATGTTGGAGGTGGGCACGTGGTAGTGTGGGAGGTGTGCGTGCGGGGGGGGGTCCTTCTTACCTGTGTCGTGAACGAGACCGGGACCTCCGGCGCCGTGACCTCGACCGTGAGCGGGAATGTTTGCGTTTCTCTTCCTTCTTAACTGTGGACAATGAGCAGAGAACACAGCTTTGGTACTCGGAAGGCAGTAGGAACCAAAATGAGAATCCAGAAGAGACTGCTTTGGGAAATTAACTAAATGGAAAAGGCGCAGAGCCAGATTTTTCAGTATGGCAGGACAGAACgtaaaaataaatgcaatacaaattgATTAGCATTCATGATCCTTATGCACAGTTTAGCAAAGAATCAGTTCTCTCCATATTTAGATATGGAGAGATTGATTGAAATGTACCCGTGCTGCCATGATTAGTGCACTAGCAGGTTGTCCCACAATGCCTGATATTCATCATATAGAGGAGGGTTAGACTCAAGTAAGTAGCCAGTACTTACTGCCTGGTTCAATAGCTGCCGAGATGAGGGACTGGGCTTCCCGGACCCTCTTCATGGCCTCCTCGATCTCCTTGTTGGAGGCGTCGGCCTTCATGGCTTGGTTCAGGTTCATCCCCGCCGCCATATGGTTCAACCTACAGTAGCAGGAGTTATGTCACTAGTTCCTTCAAAGGGGTACATGTGGGGAACTGCAGCCCGAAAAGGCCCGCAGGGTGAATCGTTTTAGGTGCTTACTTTGGGTCCATGGACTGCATCAGCTTTAGGAAGTCAGCGGAAATAGCCTAGAATGGAGACGTACAatatgttcatgttttttttcaagctTTCAAAAACACAACTCTGTGTGTAAACTAATTGGATCAAATCCTGACCTGGGGGTTCATGTTATGGCCTTGCATTCCCATGGCAGCCATTTGTTCCATGTTGGGACCTCCCATCCCTCCGAACGGCTGTCCACCCATCTGGAAACACAAGACATCCATTAGTAACACGCACCTGATTGAGGAGGACAAATCACTAAGCTAATGGATTTAGCTGGATTGAGTTACTTTGGTAGGAGCAGGTGGATAAGTGCACTTAGCAAAATGGGAAACAGACCATGTCAGACTTGTAAGTCATTAACAAATCACAGTTGTACCCTGAAATTATCCAATTCAATATGCCCGGATCGACGTATAACCAGAGGTCGGGGTGGGACATCCCTTATCAAACAGTGAGCGCGTCCCAGTGGCTAGCCATGGTAGCCACGGTATTTTAATCTGTCAAAGTACTTTGGTGCTTTCATTAAAGCACCAGAGTAATATCAATTATCCAATTATAAAGGAATATAATTGGATGAAATACTGTTCAGTGTAACTAGTACAGGCAGTCATAACTACATAAGAGTTTACCTGAAGCAATGAAAAATACATACAACAATCAAATGAAAATGACCCACATTTGAAACTCTTGTTCATTCTCATACATTTGTTTGTGGAATTGAGGTAACAAAATGTGATTCACTTCTGAACAAGAGCACGATATTTTCAATTCCTGGGACCTTGAATCTTTTTTTCGACCTGATGACTCATGGCGCTATGCACCATttgaataagaaaataaaaaaaggacgAACACTCACCGATGCAAGAGGATTGGGCGTGGGGAGAAGGCCTCCCCCAGGCATCATCCCTGCCACGGCATTGGCTGGAGCCAGCAGAGACAGAGCTTTAGACTCATCAGGAATAGCTCctgggagggggaagagagagcccATCAGTGACCACACCCGCACTCCAAACATCACACTTTAATCACTTCTGACTACGCTCACAAGGGACACTGGTAGCAAAAAAACATACCAAcctaccccaccaccaccacccacccctaCAAACAGTCCACTTGGTTGCCTTGATTGATGCTGAGCTCTTTCGTTTTGACTAGTATCAAATCTTAGGATTAGCAGCTAGCAGTTCTCATGTCACAATACACACTTTGGTCAACACTGCCAAGATGTTATCACCTGCACTTGATTTTTAAGTCATGAACCAAACGTAAGCAAGCACAGTTGTCGGTTGTCCAGTGGGGTGTGCTCTCATTTTTCATTAGATGTTTTATGAACAAGCGACTCGCGTCGGCTGCTTCGCTATaaagcacacaaaaacattgAGATACAGAAGACAGAGTTCATGATTGGGGTGGAGACAGTTGGGTACACATCAATCACTTATGCTGCATCACTTACCGTCACATTGGCTATGACCATTATTTGATTAACCTGTCTCAGTGGCCGGCCAATAACGGCGGCCACCGGATCACTTTCATAACACACAAGGGGCCTAGCCAGTTTTAGCATCGataggcaaaaaaaacaacgatcCACAACTTGCTACAAACAGGAGATAAACGAGCATCACTCGACATGTTCTATCGAGTAAAGGGCCTACGACGAGCCCCGATAGAATCATGAAACATTGTGTCCAATGCTGCAGTAACCACAGAATAAGAGACTCGAGGAGGAACGTGTTATGGGAAGGTGATTATTGGCTTTGGGAGCTGAACAGTTCCCCAAATGTTGGCATAAAAACACTGTGCCATGGGTTAtgtcaataataaaaaaatatgcaaGAGTGTCCATGCTCGTAATAATAATCTACTGTTAGGTCTACTATTATTACGGCAGACTACTATACACTACAATGGCGTGTGAACAGAGGATCCTGCCTGTGTGAAAAGGCTTCAAAATCTAGGGGAAAACACTGCTGAAAACGTgggttgatatatatataaaaaaatacatgtattttgtttttcagaGCGAGAGACAAACGAGCCATTCAgccacgcactcacacacacaagacacacacaaaacagaaaggACACTTGAGAAACAGGATAAGGCTGCAGAAGACAAAACTGTTGGTGGCATTTTCAGCAGGGCCTGGAAGTATATAGGGCTGGCTGAACCAGGAAAAACAActgtaaaacaacaacaaaacaaagaaaca
It includes:
- the LOC115556162 gene encoding serine/arginine-rich splicing factor 11 isoform X3; translation: MFGVRVWSLMGSLFPLPGAIPDESKALSLLAPANAVAGMMPGGGLLPTPNPLASMGGQPFGGMGGPNMEQMAAMGMQGHNMNPQAISADFLKLMQSMDPNRLNHMAAGMNLNQAMKADASNKEIEEAMKRVREAQSLISAAIEPGIKKEEKRKHSRSRSRSRRRRSRSRSRHRRSKSKSRRRSHSRSRKRSKSPRRRRTHSRDRSRRSRSRERRKEEKAKKRSKTPPKSYSSARRSLSTSRRRRRSRTVSRSPKRKPSKSPSPRRHKKEKKKEREREKDRDRDRKEVRARSRDERERSSSKKKKSKDKERERERKSESEKGDVKLEKPKEGYTLKDSGPDSPQPAMVTRNYDEEEQGYDSDKPVKEEEEEDVDEEEEEEDEEEEEEEGKSDESEAASPPPKPHREFEGPMEAPPKKSKQNGDDHHQADMDMSD
- the LOC115556162 gene encoding serine/arginine-rich splicing factor 11 isoform X2, which produces MNSNTNVIQVTNVSPSTTSEQMRTLFGFLGNIEELKLFPPDDSPLPVTSRVCFVKFRETESVGVSQHLTNTVFVDRALIVVPFAEGAIPDESKALSLLAPANAVAGMMPGGGLLPTPNPLASMGGQPFGGMGGPNMEQMAAMGMQGHNMNPQAISADFLKLMQSMDPKLNHMAAGMNLNQAMKADASNKEIEEAMKRVREAQSLISAAIEPGIKKEEKRKHSRSRSRSRRRRSRSRSRHRRSKSKSRRRSHSRSRKRSKSPRRRRTHSRDRSRRSRSRERRKEEKAKKRSKTPPKSYSSARRSLSTSRRRRRSRTVSRSPKRKPSKSPSPRRHKKEKKKEREREKDRDRDRKEVRARSRDERERSSSKKKKSKDKERERERKSESEKGDVKLEKPKEGYTLKDSGPDSPQPAMVTRNYDEEEQGYDSDKPVKEEEEEDVDEEEEEEDEEEEEEEGKSDESEAASPPPKPHREFEGPMEAPPKKSKQNGDDHHQADMDMSD
- the LOC115556162 gene encoding serine/arginine-rich splicing factor 11 isoform X1, which produces MNSNTNVIQVTNVSPSTTSEQMRTLFGFLGNIEELKLFPPDDSPLPVTSRVCFVKFRETESVGVSQHLTNTVFVDRALIVVPFAEGAIPDESKALSLLAPANAVAGMMPGGGLLPTPNPLASMGGQPFGGMGGPNMEQMAAMGMQGHNMNPQAISADFLKLMQSMDPNRLNHMAAGMNLNQAMKADASNKEIEEAMKRVREAQSLISAAIEPGIKKEEKRKHSRSRSRSRRRRSRSRSRHRRSKSKSRRRSHSRSRKRSKSPRRRRTHSRDRSRRSRSRERRKEEKAKKRSKTPPKSYSSARRSLSTSRRRRRSRTVSRSPKRKPSKSPSPRRHKKEKKKEREREKDRDRDRKEVRARSRDERERSSSKKKKSKDKERERERKSESEKGDVKLEKPKEGYTLKDSGPDSPQPAMVTRNYDEEEQGYDSDKPVKEEEEEDVDEEEEEEDEEEEEEEGKSDESEAASPPPKPHREFEGPMEAPPKKSKQNGDDHHQADMDMSD